The DNA region GATCATGTATTCGGTCAAGGACTATGGCTTCTTCACCATTTCCGGCAACCTCGCCACCCAATTCGTACAAGGTGTGGGCTGGGGCATGGCCTCGGCGATCAAGGGCGACACCAAAATCGCCTCGGCGTGGATCGGCGATGGCGCTACCGCTGAATCCGACTTCCACACCGCCCTCACCTTCGCCCACGTTTACCGTGCGCCAGTGATCCTCAACGTGGTCAACAACCAGTGGGCGATCTCGACGTTCCAGGCGATTGCCGGTGGTGAAGCCACCACGTTCGCCGGTCGTGGCGTCGGTTGCGGCATTGCCTCCCTGCGGGTCGATGGCAACGATTTCGTCGCGGTATACGCCGCCTCTGCCTGGGCCGCCGAACGTGCGCGCCGCAACCTCGGCCCGACCATGATCGAATGGGTCACCTACCGCGCCGGTCCGCACTCGACTTCTGATGATCCGTCCAAATACCGTCCTGCCGACGACTGGAGCTACTTCCCGTTGGGCGACCCGATTGCGCGCCTGAAGCAGCACCTGGTGAAAATCGGTCAGTGGTCCGAAGAGGAACACGTCGCCGTCAGCGCCGAACTCGAAGCCGAAGTGATCGCCGCGCAAAAAGAAGCCGAACAGTACGGCACCCTCGCCGGCGGCCAGATTCCGAGCGCCGCGACCATGTTCGAAGACGTCTACAAAGAGATGCCGGAGCACTTGAAGCGCCAGCGTCAAGAGTTGGGGATCTG from Pseudomonas sp. ACM7 includes:
- a CDS encoding 3-methyl-2-oxobutanoate dehydrogenase (2-methylpropanoyl-transferring) subunit alpha, which gives rise to MNQAYEPLQLHVPEPSGRPGCKTDFSYLRLTDAGTVRKPPIDVEPADTADLAKGLIRVLDDQGNALGPWAEGVPAEILRKGMRAMLKTRIYDNRMVVAQRQKKMSFYMQSLGEEAIGSGQALALNVDDMCFPTYRQQSILMARDVPLVDLICQLLSNERDPLKGRQLPIMYSVKDYGFFTISGNLATQFVQGVGWGMASAIKGDTKIASAWIGDGATAESDFHTALTFAHVYRAPVILNVVNNQWAISTFQAIAGGEATTFAGRGVGCGIASLRVDGNDFVAVYAASAWAAERARRNLGPTMIEWVTYRAGPHSTSDDPSKYRPADDWSYFPLGDPIARLKQHLVKIGQWSEEEHVAVSAELEAEVIAAQKEAEQYGTLAGGQIPSAATMFEDVYKEMPEHLKRQRQELGI